Genomic window (Chromatiales bacterium):
TGGTCGGGTTTTTTGCCGCCGTGTTCGGCGGCACGCCCAGCCAGGTCTCCGGCCCCACCGGCCCGATGACGGTCGTAATGGCGACGGTCATCACACAAGCCATGGCCGAACACCCGGACTCCGGCCTTGCGATTGCGTTCACGACGGTGTTCATCGCCGGCCTGCTGCAGATCGCGATGGGCGCGATGAAGCTTGGCCGATACATCATCCTGGTGCCCTACCCGGTGATCTCCGGGTTCATGTCCGGCATCGGCGTCATCATCATTCTGCTGCAACTCGGGCCGCTGATGGGCCTGCCAGGCGCCTCCGGCGTGGTCGCGGCCGTACGTGCGCTTCCGGAACAGCTCGCGAACATTCACTGGGGTGCCGCGGCACTCGGCGTACTGACGATCGCGCTGGTTTTCATCTGGCGCGGCCGCGTCAACCGGCGCCTGCCGGCGCCGCTGCTGGCGTTGATCGTTGGTACCGTAATCGCCACGTTCGCGGATCCACAGCAGACCATCGCGCGCATCGGTGCAATCCCGTCCGGGCTGCCCGGCCTCAATCTGCCGGCGTTTGAACCCGCGCTGCTTCGCGAAATCGTGACCAACTCGATCATGCTCGCCGTGCTCGGCGCGATCGACTCGCTGCTGACCTCATTGGTCGCTGACAACATCACGGCCACGCAGCACGACTCCGACCAGGAACTCATCGGCCAGGGTCTGGGCAATGCCGCCGCTGGCCTGCTCGGGGCACTACCCGGCGCCGGCGCGACCATGCGCACGGTGATCAACATCCGTTCCGGGGGCCGCGGACCGCTCTCCGGCGCGACGCATGCCGTGCTGCTGCTGGCAATCGCGCTCGGGCTTGGTCGCTGGTTCGAGGGCATTCCGCTGGTCGTGCTCGCCGGCATTCTGATCAAGGTCGGCGTGGACATCATCGACTGGCCCTTCCTGCGTCGTCTGCACCGCCTGCCCGCGTTCTCGATCGCGCTGATGCTTCTGGTGCTGGTGCTGACCGTGTTCGTCGATCTGATCACCGCGGTGTTCGTCGGCGTGTTCATCAAGAACATCGTGACGATCGAAAAGCTCTCGAGCTTCGAACTGGATTCGGTGGTGCTCAGCGACGGCCGCATCAATGCCGACCGCCTGACCGCGGCCGAGCGTGAGTTTCTGGCCGGCCACGAGGGCGATGCACTCTTGATGCGCGTCAGCGGCTCGCTCAGTTACGGCGTCGGGCGCAGCCTGAGCATGCGCCTGCGCCGCTTTCCGAATGTAAAGCAGCTGGTCATCGACTTCACGGGCGCGTCGATCATCGGCGTTTCAACGGCATTGATTGTCGAGGACCTGATCGAAAAGGCCCTGCAACGCGGCGCCGATGTGCGCGTGGTCTGCGCGCACAGTCGCACGATGGCGGACCTCGAGAAGCTCGGCGTGATGCAGCGGCTTGGCACCGAGCGCTGTTTCAGGACGCTGGAACACGCCCTGCGCAGGCTCACGCCGGTGACCTGATGGTTCTTCGGGAAAACCCGCCGGAGCGATGCGCGCGACCGCCGGCATCCCGGCACGTAATCCGTCGTTCGTGAGGGTCTGTGCACGAATGCCCGATCGGCATTCGTCGAGGCAGGAAGCAGTATCGCGCATCGGCATCACGTTACCGATGGCCGGTGCGTGCACCAGAACTCGGAATCGCGACAGGCACCGCCCGGCCGGGCGGTGGGTTGGATCAGGGATTGCCGGCGACGGCGTCGATCCGGTCCAGCCGAACGACGATGCGATCGTACTCGCGGTTCGCCAGTTCGACGGTGTGGCCGTCCGGCATGCGCGTTACACGCCCCGGAATGGACTGGCCGTTCACATACACGATGACGCCCTTCTTGCTGGCCAGGCTGGCCTCGAACAGCGCATTGAACGGGGAGTCGGATTCAGCCATGGCGCGCAGGCTAGCACAGCCGAAACCGATGCCGATACAGACAGCACCGGCAAGACGCAGGATTCTCGAGCGCATGGACTCTCTCCAGAAAAAAGCCGAATGCCCCGTCTCAATCAGAGCTTCGGAGGGTGGGTAAACGCCAGCTGCCAAAGCATAGCTGGCACACCGGGCGTGGAACAGCCGTATGGACGCCGGCCGCACAGCGCCGGATGACCTAGGGAAACTCTGAATTGTCAGAGTTTCCCACGGCACATGGACGTGCCGCCATTTTCCACGGCTGCTAGCCGTTGAAAATGGAAGAAAACGAAAAATCACACTTTTTAGTTTTCGCTGCTCTGGCAATCCGGGACGGATTGATCAGAGCTTCCCTAGTGTAGTGCGACGCTCAGTCGAACTCGCGCAACCAGACGTCCGGAACCCGCCCCAGCCGTGCCGCCACGGCATCCACCGTCGGTCGGCAGATCTCCCGCAGGTGCGCGCGCACCGCGGCCGGCGGTTCCACGTTGCGCGAGCGATTGACCCGCCGGCCCAAAGGCAGGTTCAAGAGCGGCGCCGCAGGGATCGAAAGGAACCCGCAAATGCCCTCTATCGCGGCCTGGCGATCCTCATGCAGATCCTCGTGGAACCCCAGCCAGACCTGCGCGGGCCCAAACACGGCGGCCAACGCAGACAGCGTGGCCGCGTAATCGCCGAGCTGCACGAACTCCGCGTCGTTGACGATGGCATCAACCGCCTCGACCGTCAGGGCTTCGGCGCGCACGCGGCGGCGGCGGCAGTGGTGCTGAACGGCGGACCAGGCACGTGCGACGGGCTCGCGCATGATGAACAGAAGCCTTGCACGCGGCGCAAGCCCGCTGAGATGCGTCAGTCCGGCCTGGCCAAGCGCCGCATACTCCGGCGTCGCCTCACCGGCGAGCCAGGCCGAACCGCGATGCGCCCGATCAAAGAGGCGCACATACCATGCGTCGTCGATCGGTCCGCGCCGATAATCGCGGTACCAGCGCCGCTGCGCAGCCAGTTCCCGAAGACGCCCCGGATTTGCCGCTAGTCGCCGGTAAAACTTGCGCAGCCGAACCGCGCGCAACGCCTCCGACAGATGACGTGAACCGAGGTGCACGCTATCGAAATAGTGGATCTCCTTGACCGGCGTGAAGAACACCTCGGGATGCCGCGCCAGCACGCTGGCCAGCCAGGTCGTGCCGGCCTTCTGGGCGCCGATGCAGACGAAGAAGTCGTCGATCGAGTTTTGAGATACCGTATTGTGTGCCACCGGCACGCGCGGACAGAGCGCAAACCCTGCCAATGCCCCCAGATCAAGACCCGGCGCAATCCTACCCCGATCCGAACGGCGCCGCGAAACGGCCGCTGCACGTCGTGCAGGTGCTCCCGGCGCTGGACGCGGGTGGCGTCGAGCGCGGCACGCTGGAGGTGGCCGGGGCCCTGGTCAGGGCGGGTCACCGTTCCACGGTCATCGCGGCCGGCGGAAGACTCGCAGAATCGCTGGTCAAGGCCGGCAGCGAACACCTCGACTGGCCGGTCGGCGAAAAGCGCCTGTCGACGCTGCGCTGGATCGCCCGCCTGCGGGACTGGCTGCGTGCCGAACGGCCGGACATCCTGCACCTGCGTTCGCGCCTGCCGGCCTGGATCGCATACCTCGCCTGGCGCGGACTTCCCGCTCAAGGCCGGCCCCGACTCGTCACGACCGTGCACGGGCCCTACACCGTCAACCGCTACAGCACGGTGATGACCCGCGGGGAGCGCGTCATCGCGGTCTCGGAAACCATCCGCGACTACATCCTGGCGAACTATCCGCGCATCGACCCGGCGCGCATCCGCGTCATTCCGCGCGGGGTCAGTCGTGCCGAATTCCCGTACGGCTACCGGCCGGACTCACGCTGGCAAGCACAATGGAAGGCCCGGTTTCCGCAGCTTGCGGGGCGTTTCGTCGTAACCCTGCCGGCGCGGATCACGCGCTGGAAGGGGCAGGAGACGTTCATCGACCTGATCGAGGCGCTGCGTGGCGACGGCGTGGACGCCCATGGTCTCGTCGTCGGCGGCATCGAGCCGCGCCGACGCGCCTACGCCGAGGCACTGCGCGCGCGGATCCATGCGCGCAGACTCGACGAACACATCAGCCTGCTCGGCCACCGCAGCGATCTGCGCGAGGTGCTTGCGATCTCGAATGCCGTGGTTTCACTTTCCAACGAACCGGAGGCGTTCGGACGGACGACGATCGAGGCGCTGAGCCTTGGACGGCCGGTCGCGGGTTATGACCATGGCGGCGTCGGCGAGCAGTTGCGTGAAGTGTTCCCGCAAGGCGCCGTGAAGCCCGGCGACCTGTCGGGCATGATCTGGCTTCTGACGCGCTGGGCCAACGCCCCGTCCGTCGTCCCCGCCGAACACCCGTACACGCTGGAACGCATGCTTACGGCGACGCTGGAGCTCTATTCAGAGCTTGCCAGGGTCACAGAGACTGGCTGAGCCTGTCAGCGCGCTCGTCGCTTCAAGACCTCACAGCGTTCGCATCCTCACGCGCAATCACGGCGAAATACAGCGCCACGATCAACAGCACGTTCTGCGACCAGAACGCCGAATACAGCGCCAGCGTGCTGTTCAGGGGAAAGAAGGCCGCCAGCACCGCGAGCGCATATGGCAACGACTGCGCGCGTCGCGCCGCGGACGCCTTCAGCCATGCCCGCAGAAGCCAGAACAATGCCAACAGAAGACCAGCGAGCCCGATCAGGCCGGTCTCGGTCAGCACCTCCAGCCACTGCATGTGCGGGTGATGCGCGCCCTGCGTGCCCTTGTAGAGCTCCACGAACCTGTCGTCAGGTTCGGCATGGTCGAGATATGCGGTACGGAAACCCCGCGGCCCGACGCCGTTGATCGGGTGCGCGGCCACGATGCGCGAGGCGACCGACCAGATCACCGGGCGATTGCTGAGGGCATGGCTGACCGAACCGGAATCGCCGCCGAGCAAAGCGACCGTCTGGTCGATTCGCCATGCGATCCGCTCGGAGAAGTGGTAGCCGGCAGTGACCAGCGCCGCGAGAAACACCACGGCCATCAACCCCTGGCGCCACGGTCGCCGGCCGCCGGACCGCCACTGCCAGACGAGGTAGCCGAGTACCACCACGCCGAACAGCAGCCAGGCCGTCCGACCATTCGACAGGAACACCACGACGGTCACCGCGACCAGCGCGGTCAGGCGCAGCGCGCCCCAACCACGTGCATGCGCGACCAGCAACGCGATCGGCGACCACGCCGCCAGCACGATGCCGAGCTTGAGGTTGTCGCCGAATATGCCGTTCAGGCGGAACTCGGGGTATTCGAGCCCGAACAGATCGCGGCCGAATGCGGCCTGAATCAGGGCGTCGACGATCCAGAACCCGACGACCACGGCGACCAGCCGCTGAAACCGCTCGCGTGTATGCACCTGCGCGAAGAAAAAGATCACGGCCAGGCCGGCCCAGTACAGCCGCGCGAATCCCAGGGTCACCCGCCACGCATTCGTGGGGTCGACAGCATCGGGCAGCGCCGTACACATCGGCAGCCACAGGGCGAGAAACCACAGACCGAAGCGTCTGGCGGCCGGGTCGCGCGCCCACCAGGCAGGACCGCGGCTCCAGATCAGCGCGAGCCCGATCAGCGTGAGCATCGCGACGAGCGTCTCCACGCCAAGGCGCAGGGGTAGCATCGCGACGCACCCGGCGATCAGCACGGCCGGGGCCCAGGGCCGGGCGGCAAACGCGTCCATACCCCGGGCGACCCGAACGCGAAGCGGCTCAGTACGCACGTGGTTCCGTCGGTTGCAGGTCTGGCGCCGGCGGATCGGGCGGAAACGGCCGCAAGGAATCGGTCATTCCGGTATGATATAGGCGTTTTAGCCGGTACGAATGCGTGACCGGCTAGTGGCCCGACTCCGCCGTCCATGTACCGGAGTATTCATCGGTGGTACACGGTTCAGCAACGGTTCAGAAACGATCGCAGACTATCGTGTGCAGGGCTCCGCACTCACCCCACTGACAGACATCGATTATCAGGGCGCACACGGTGTTCAACTACGAATCCATTTCCAGTGCCGGCGTCACGCAGGAACCGTTCGAGTATTTCACGCTGCCCGACGCGCTGAGCGCAGACGGGCTCGACGCCGCGCGCTCCGACTTTCCGGCGATCAGCAAGCCGGGCGTATACGACCCGGGTGCGCTCGAATACGGTCCGCAGTTCGCCGCGCTGATCGATGAAATCAGCTCGCCGC
Coding sequences:
- a CDS encoding sulfotransferase translates to MAHNTVSQNSIDDFFVCIGAQKAGTTWLASVLARHPEVFFTPVKEIHYFDSVHLGSRHLSEALRAVRLRKFYRRLAANPGRLRELAAQRRWYRDYRRGPIDDAWYVRLFDRAHRGSAWLAGEATPEYAALGQAGLTHLSGLAPRARLLFIMREPVARAWSAVQHHCRRRRVRAEALTVEAVDAIVNDAEFVQLGDYAATLSALAAVFGPAQVWLGFHEDLHEDRQAAIEGICGFLSIPAAPLLNLPLGRRVNRSRNVEPPAAVRAHLREICRPTVDAVAARLGRVPDVWLREFD
- a CDS encoding SulP family inorganic anion transporter yields the protein MYRLATFTENVRGDLFGGVTAAIVALPLALAFGISSGAGPVAGLYGAILVGFFAAVFGGTPSQVSGPTGPMTVVMATVITQAMAEHPDSGLAIAFTTVFIAGLLQIAMGAMKLGRYIILVPYPVISGFMSGIGVIIILLQLGPLMGLPGASGVVAAVRALPEQLANIHWGAAALGVLTIALVFIWRGRVNRRLPAPLLALIVGTVIATFADPQQTIARIGAIPSGLPGLNLPAFEPALLREIVTNSIMLAVLGAIDSLLTSLVADNITATQHDSDQELIGQGLGNAAAGLLGALPGAGATMRTVINIRSGGRGPLSGATHAVLLLAIALGLGRWFEGIPLVVLAGILIKVGVDIIDWPFLRRLHRLPAFSIALMLLVLVLTVFVDLITAVFVGVFIKNIVTIEKLSSFELDSVVLSDGRINADRLTAAEREFLAGHEGDALLMRVSGSLSYGVGRSLSMRLRRFPNVKQLVIDFTGASIIGVSTALIVEDLIEKALQRGADVRVVCAHSRTMADLEKLGVMQRLGTERCFRTLEHALRRLTPVT
- a CDS encoding O-antigen ligase family protein — translated: MRTEPLRVRVARGMDAFAARPWAPAVLIAGCVAMLPLRLGVETLVAMLTLIGLALIWSRGPAWWARDPAARRFGLWFLALWLPMCTALPDAVDPTNAWRVTLGFARLYWAGLAVIFFFAQVHTRERFQRLVAVVVGFWIVDALIQAAFGRDLFGLEYPEFRLNGIFGDNLKLGIVLAAWSPIALLVAHARGWGALRLTALVAVTVVVFLSNGRTAWLLFGVVVLGYLVWQWRSGGRRPWRQGLMAVVFLAALVTAGYHFSERIAWRIDQTVALLGGDSGSVSHALSNRPVIWSVASRIVAAHPINGVGPRGFRTAYLDHAEPDDRFVELYKGTQGAHHPHMQWLEVLTETGLIGLAGLLLALFWLLRAWLKASAARRAQSLPYALAVLAAFFPLNSTLALYSAFWSQNVLLIVALYFAVIAREDANAVRS
- a CDS encoding glycosyltransferase family 4 protein, with translation MPPDQDPAQSYPDPNGAAKRPLHVVQVLPALDAGGVERGTLEVAGALVRAGHRSTVIAAGGRLAESLVKAGSEHLDWPVGEKRLSTLRWIARLRDWLRAERPDILHLRSRLPAWIAYLAWRGLPAQGRPRLVTTVHGPYTVNRYSTVMTRGERVIAVSETIRDYILANYPRIDPARIRVIPRGVSRAEFPYGYRPDSRWQAQWKARFPQLAGRFVVTLPARITRWKGQETFIDLIEALRGDGVDAHGLVVGGIEPRRRAYAEALRARIHARRLDEHISLLGHRSDLREVLAISNAVVSLSNEPEAFGRTTIEALSLGRPVAGYDHGGVGEQLREVFPQGAVKPGDLSGMIWLLTRWANAPSVVPAEHPYTLERMLTATLELYSELARVTETG